From one Lactiplantibacillus paraplantarum genomic stretch:
- a CDS encoding winged helix-turn-helix domain-containing protein, with product MTKNTLAQFAKLMADPKVAAILKATKSDTGLTTKQISAQTNIPNNQLYYTINKMQAADLLTIVNQVQVKNLTENYYSSAHLSHETPQNQADLDSRNADLTDISGTWSKAHVQQLLQWIMLLNHEFTEAYQEQMTHQHPDEANVFFSNATLNLSAAGEHQLRLDLIKLLSDAEKNDPDPQSVDKHSVKLLVEKWNNA from the coding sequence ATGACTAAAAACACCCTGGCACAGTTTGCAAAGTTAATGGCCGATCCAAAAGTGGCCGCCATCTTAAAGGCCACCAAATCAGATACTGGCCTAACAACGAAGCAAATTTCAGCCCAGACTAATATCCCTAACAATCAGTTGTACTATACGATCAACAAAATGCAAGCTGCCGATCTATTGACTATCGTTAATCAAGTTCAAGTCAAAAACTTAACCGAAAACTATTATTCCAGTGCCCATCTCTCCCATGAAACACCCCAAAACCAAGCGGACCTTGACAGTCGCAACGCTGACCTAACTGATATCTCTGGCACTTGGAGTAAGGCGCATGTTCAACAACTTTTACAATGGATCATGTTATTGAATCATGAATTTACTGAGGCTTACCAGGAACAAATGACTCACCAACATCCTGACGAAGCCAATGTTTTTTTTAGTAATGCCACCTTAAACCTTTCAGCAGCAGGCGAACATCAATTACGGTTAGATTTGATCAAATTGTTAAGTGATGCTGAAAAAAATGATCCTGATCCTCAATCAGTGGATAAACATTCCGTTAAATTACTTGTTGAGAAGTGGAATAATGCCTGA
- the obgE gene encoding GTPase ObgE — MFVDQVKVDVKAGNGGNGMVAFRREKFVPNGGPAGGDGGRGGSVVLQADEGLRTLMDFRYTRKFKAAAGGNGMIKQMTGRSAKDTVIKVPLGTTVTDAETGELIGDIVSKDQRLVVAKGGRGGRGNIHFASPKNPAPEIAENGEPGDELTIRMELKVLADVGLVGFPSVGKSTLLSVVTSAKPKIAAYHFTTLVPNLGMVRLDDGRDFVMADLPGLIEGAANGVGLGIQFLRHIERTRVILHLIDMSGVEENDPFEDYHKINHELTSYDPDLLKRPQIVVATKMDMPDAEANLEAFKAKLATDDMLPNTPAVFPVSSITQQGLKALLAKTADLLDTTPQFPIKGVDDLKHRDYTTETNADFNIDNPEPGLFVLSGEKLERLFKMTNLDHEESLMRFARQLRGMGVDDALRAAGAKNDDTIQILDYSFQFMD; from the coding sequence ATGTTTGTTGATCAAGTAAAAGTAGATGTAAAGGCCGGTAACGGTGGTAACGGCATGGTTGCTTTCCGCCGTGAAAAGTTTGTACCCAATGGTGGCCCAGCTGGTGGTGATGGCGGCCGCGGTGGGAGCGTGGTCTTACAAGCCGATGAAGGGCTACGGACGTTGATGGATTTTCGGTACACGCGGAAATTCAAGGCTGCCGCTGGTGGTAACGGGATGATCAAGCAGATGACTGGTCGTTCTGCGAAGGATACAGTCATTAAGGTGCCGCTTGGGACCACGGTGACGGATGCGGAGACTGGTGAGTTGATTGGTGATATCGTCAGTAAAGATCAACGGCTAGTTGTCGCCAAAGGTGGCCGGGGTGGCCGGGGCAATATTCATTTTGCTAGTCCCAAAAATCCGGCGCCAGAAATTGCTGAAAACGGTGAACCTGGAGATGAACTGACAATTCGAATGGAATTGAAAGTTTTGGCTGATGTTGGCTTAGTCGGGTTTCCTTCAGTTGGTAAGTCGACACTGCTTTCCGTTGTCACGAGTGCTAAGCCGAAGATTGCGGCCTACCATTTTACGACCTTAGTGCCTAATCTCGGGATGGTTCGCTTGGATGACGGTCGCGATTTTGTCATGGCTGATTTGCCTGGCTTGATTGAAGGTGCGGCTAACGGGGTCGGCTTAGGGATTCAGTTCTTGCGGCATATCGAACGGACCCGCGTTATTTTACATCTCATTGATATGAGTGGTGTGGAAGAAAATGATCCGTTTGAAGACTATCATAAAATCAACCATGAGTTGACGAGTTATGATCCTGATCTCTTAAAACGGCCCCAAATCGTGGTGGCGACTAAGATGGATATGCCGGATGCCGAAGCTAATCTGGAAGCCTTTAAGGCGAAGTTAGCGACGGATGATATGTTACCCAACACACCGGCTGTCTTTCCAGTATCGTCGATCACGCAACAGGGACTGAAAGCCTTGTTAGCCAAGACGGCTGACTTATTAGATACGACACCACAATTCCCAATCAAGGGTGTTGACGATTTGAAGCACCGGGATTACACGACTGAGACGAATGCGGACTTTAACATTGATAACCCAGAACCAGGCTTGTTTGTCTTGTCTGGTGAAAAGTTGGAACGACTATTTAAGATGACCAACTTAGACCATGAAGAAAGTCTAATGCGGTTTGCGCGGCAACTGCGTGGTATGGGCGTTGATGACGCTTTACGGGCAGCCGGTGCTAAGAATGATGATACGATTCAAATCTTGGATTACTCGTTCCAATTCATGGATTAG
- a CDS encoding PTS fructose transporter subunit IIABC: MDIRDLLLKDVMIMDMQATTKDEAIDELVHKYAEQGVINDEALYKQDIIKREAESTTGIGDGIAMPHAKDKAVNRATVMFAKSKAGVDFNALDGQPVHLFFMIAAPEGANNTHLAALAALSSLLIDPELVAKLKNAQSPEEVQQLFGDAQAAKEEKEAAAASTTTDEKRPYLVGVTACPNGIAHTYMAEAALIKAGEAAGVDIKIETNGSEGVKHLLTADEIARADGVVIAADKKVKMARFDGKHLVNRPVTDGINKADQLVQEALSGKAPVYHDADGGATGDDDGASANGSVWGEVYKDLMNGISHMLPFVVGGGILMALSFIIEQFAGSKSLAFTFFNQAGNMAFAFMVPVLAGYIAESIGDRPALMPGFVGGFMATVYTGAYGGVYTASITANAKSPAGFLGGLAAGFLAGYVTVWMKKWTKNMPQSLDGMKPMLIFPILGLLIIAALMFFIVNPIFSVINAWITHFLNSMGTGNAVLLGLVLGGMMSIDMGGPFNKAAYVFATGAFTATQDGNLMAAVMAGGMVPPLATAIATAFWPKKFTDDERKAGISNWLLGVSFITEGAIPFATADPLHVIGSSVVGAAIAGGLTQLWGVAVPAPHGGLWVSLLATNIWGYIGATVIGAVIAGVILGIWKPAKATK, encoded by the coding sequence ATGGATATCCGCGATTTATTACTAAAAGATGTCATGATCATGGACATGCAAGCCACGACCAAAGACGAAGCGATTGATGAATTGGTTCATAAATATGCCGAACAAGGTGTCATCAACGACGAAGCGCTCTACAAGCAAGATATCATCAAACGTGAAGCTGAATCAACGACCGGGATCGGTGATGGGATTGCCATGCCGCATGCCAAAGATAAGGCTGTTAACCGGGCAACCGTCATGTTTGCTAAGAGTAAGGCCGGTGTTGACTTTAATGCGTTAGATGGTCAACCCGTGCACCTCTTCTTTATGATTGCTGCTCCCGAAGGTGCCAATAATACGCATTTGGCTGCTCTCGCCGCCCTCTCAAGCCTATTGATCGATCCTGAATTGGTCGCTAAACTTAAGAATGCCCAATCACCTGAAGAAGTTCAACAACTCTTCGGTGATGCCCAGGCTGCTAAGGAGGAAAAAGAAGCCGCAGCTGCCAGCACCACAACTGACGAAAAACGTCCCTACTTAGTTGGGGTTACCGCTTGTCCCAACGGGATCGCCCATACTTACATGGCTGAAGCCGCTTTGATCAAGGCTGGGGAAGCTGCGGGGGTCGATATTAAGATCGAAACAAACGGTTCTGAAGGTGTTAAGCACTTATTGACTGCCGATGAAATCGCTCGTGCCGACGGTGTTGTGATTGCTGCCGATAAGAAAGTCAAGATGGCTCGTTTTGATGGCAAACATCTCGTTAACCGTCCCGTCACAGATGGAATTAACAAGGCTGACCAATTAGTGCAAGAAGCTTTGAGCGGCAAAGCTCCCGTCTATCACGATGCTGATGGGGGTGCTACTGGCGACGATGACGGTGCTAGCGCTAATGGTAGTGTTTGGGGTGAAGTTTACAAGGACTTAATGAACGGGATTTCCCACATGTTACCATTCGTTGTTGGTGGTGGGATCTTAATGGCCCTCTCCTTCATTATTGAACAATTTGCCGGTAGTAAGAGCTTGGCCTTTACCTTCTTCAACCAAGCTGGTAACATGGCCTTCGCCTTCATGGTTCCCGTTTTAGCCGGTTACATCGCCGAATCAATTGGTGATCGCCCTGCTTTGATGCCTGGGTTCGTTGGTGGGTTCATGGCTACGGTTTACACTGGCGCTTACGGTGGTGTTTACACAGCTTCCATTACGGCCAATGCTAAGAGTCCCGCTGGCTTCTTAGGTGGTTTAGCCGCTGGGTTCTTGGCTGGTTACGTTACCGTTTGGATGAAGAAGTGGACCAAGAACATGCCACAATCCTTAGACGGGATGAAACCAATGTTGATTTTCCCAATTCTCGGATTATTGATTATTGCCGCTTTAATGTTCTTTATTGTTAACCCAATCTTCTCAGTTATCAACGCTTGGATTACCCACTTCTTGAACTCAATGGGTACTGGTAATGCCGTTCTTCTCGGACTCGTACTTGGTGGGATGATGTCGATCGATATGGGTGGTCCTTTCAACAAGGCTGCTTACGTCTTCGCCACCGGTGCCTTTACCGCCACGCAAGATGGGAACTTAATGGCTGCTGTTATGGCTGGTGGGATGGTACCACCATTGGCAACTGCGATTGCAACTGCTTTTTGGCCAAAGAAGTTTACGGATGACGAGCGTAAAGCTGGGATTTCTAACTGGTTACTTGGGGTTTCATTCATCACTGAAGGTGCGATTCCATTCGCCACGGCTGACCCATTACACGTTATCGGTTCTAGTGTTGTTGGGGCCGCCATTGCC
- a CDS encoding SDR family NAD(P)-dependent oxidoreductase has product MTNLMGKTVLVTGASSGLGEQLALAVASQGANVVLAARRRERLTQVADQCRLLSQGQAVAITCDVGHVADVDHVFTTIDELFGQLDVVINAAGFGDMTTVTAMDAAVMAKMLRVNTLGTMYVSQLAAQRMVKQQAGEIVNIASMAGKIATPKSAVYAASKAAVIAYDNALRLELKDAHVNVLTVNPGPIKTDFFKIADPAGHYLERVEQLALNPVKFAELIVSKLGHQRRELNRPWVMSAANLGYQLAPKLGDWLTGTVFNFK; this is encoded by the coding sequence ATGACAAACTTAATGGGTAAAACTGTTTTGGTCACTGGCGCATCTAGTGGACTGGGCGAACAATTAGCCCTAGCCGTGGCGAGTCAGGGAGCCAATGTCGTCTTAGCAGCCCGCCGACGTGAACGGCTAACACAAGTGGCTGATCAATGTCGTCTGTTATCACAAGGGCAGGCCGTGGCGATTACTTGTGACGTGGGCCACGTGGCGGACGTTGATCACGTCTTTACAACCATCGATGAGCTATTTGGTCAATTGGATGTGGTCATTAATGCCGCTGGTTTTGGTGATATGACGACGGTAACCGCGATGGATGCAGCGGTGATGGCGAAAATGTTGCGTGTCAATACGTTGGGAACCATGTATGTTAGCCAACTGGCTGCACAGCGAATGGTCAAACAGCAAGCCGGTGAAATTGTTAATATCGCCTCGATGGCTGGCAAAATTGCAACACCGAAGTCGGCCGTTTATGCAGCTAGTAAGGCGGCTGTTATTGCTTATGACAATGCACTACGTCTAGAGTTAAAGGATGCCCATGTTAACGTGCTGACGGTTAATCCGGGCCCCATTAAAACGGACTTTTTTAAGATTGCGGATCCAGCCGGACATTACTTAGAACGCGTCGAGCAGCTGGCATTGAATCCCGTTAAGTTTGCTGAGTTGATTGTGAGCAAACTGGGACATCAACGGCGTGAATTGAATCGGCCCTGGGTGATGTCGGCGGCTAATTTAGGTTATCAGCTGGCACCCAAGCTCGGGGATTGGCTGACGGGGACGGTTTTTAATTTTAAATAG
- a CDS encoding adenine phosphoribosyltransferase: MALDLKKYVASIPDYPEPGIIFRDISPLMADGEAYREATDQIVQFARDKHVDMIVGPEARGFIVGCPVAYELGVGFAPARKKGKLPRETVKATYDLEYGQSALYLHKDAIKPGQNVLVTDDLLATGGTISATIQMVEELGGNVVGTAFLVELKDLHGRDKIKDYDMLSLMQF; the protein is encoded by the coding sequence ATGGCATTAGATTTAAAAAAGTATGTGGCTAGTATTCCGGATTATCCCGAACCCGGAATTATTTTTCGTGATATTTCGCCTTTGATGGCTGATGGTGAAGCATACCGTGAAGCCACCGACCAGATCGTGCAGTTTGCGCGTGATAAACATGTTGATATGATTGTCGGTCCTGAAGCGCGGGGCTTTATTGTCGGTTGTCCAGTAGCTTATGAACTGGGTGTTGGTTTTGCACCAGCTCGTAAGAAAGGGAAGCTGCCACGGGAGACCGTAAAAGCAACTTATGATTTAGAATACGGTCAATCAGCACTGTATTTGCATAAAGATGCAATTAAACCTGGTCAAAACGTGCTCGTCACTGATGACTTGCTGGCGACTGGTGGCACCATTTCGGCAACGATTCAAATGGTTGAAGAATTAGGTGGCAATGTGGTTGGAACGGCTTTCTTAGTCGAACTGAAGGATTTGCACGGCCGCGACAAGATAAAAGATTATGATATGTTGAGCTTGATGCAATTTTAA
- a CDS encoding LapA family protein, translating to MKNQWRLVSALVIALVVIIFAILNVEPVRINFGITAVHWPLILVIVVTLILGVITAVLMATVNESKERTAHSEALAAAQAKIDKLTAENKQLTLRLNNKGKQKRAVVEQPTTPTDK from the coding sequence ATGAAGAATCAATGGCGGTTAGTGAGTGCACTAGTCATTGCGTTAGTCGTGATTATTTTTGCAATTTTAAACGTGGAACCAGTGCGAATCAATTTTGGGATTACAGCGGTTCATTGGCCACTGATCTTGGTCATTGTGGTGACGTTGATCTTAGGCGTTATTACCGCAGTACTGATGGCAACGGTCAATGAATCCAAGGAACGGACCGCCCATAGTGAAGCATTGGCAGCGGCCCAGGCTAAGATTGACAAGTTGACTGCTGAAAATAAGCAATTAACGTTGCGTTTGAATAATAAAGGTAAACAAAAGCGGGCAGTGGTCGAACAACCAACCACGCCAACCGATAAGTAA
- the rnz gene encoding ribonuclease Z, which yields MQLEFLGTGAGSPGKFRNVTSTALRLLDERNEVWLFDVGEGTQHQILRTTLKPRKIAKIFITHLHGDHIFGLPGLLSSRSFQGGDEPLTVYGPVGVRDFVQTALRVSGTHLSYPLKFHEITKAETVFEDATFKVSCEPLDHRIACFGYRVEEADHPGELQAERLKALNIPSGPVYGQLKAGKTVTLPDGRTINGQDYIAAPQKGRTVTILGDTRRTPHAVSLAQDADALVHESTFGKDEGKLAHNYYHSTSTQAAQVAQQAGVKQLLLTHISARYTGKLSKELQKQAQKVFSHSKVVRDFDVIDIPLPEKG from the coding sequence ATGCAATTAGAATTTTTAGGTACCGGTGCCGGTTCACCGGGTAAATTTCGAAACGTCACCAGCACAGCATTGCGGTTATTAGATGAACGGAATGAAGTCTGGTTGTTCGATGTCGGCGAAGGGACGCAACATCAGATTTTACGCACGACGTTAAAGCCCCGCAAAATTGCCAAAATATTTATTACCCATCTACACGGTGATCATATCTTTGGCTTGCCAGGATTATTGAGTTCGCGGTCATTTCAGGGTGGTGACGAGCCATTGACGGTATACGGGCCAGTTGGTGTGCGTGACTTCGTTCAAACGGCGTTGCGGGTCTCTGGTACCCATTTGTCATATCCATTGAAGTTTCATGAAATCACGAAGGCTGAGACGGTCTTTGAAGATGCCACGTTCAAAGTAAGTTGTGAGCCTCTGGATCATCGGATTGCTTGTTTCGGTTACCGGGTGGAAGAAGCTGATCACCCAGGTGAATTACAAGCAGAGCGACTCAAAGCCCTGAACATTCCGAGTGGTCCCGTCTATGGTCAATTAAAAGCCGGCAAAACGGTGACGTTGCCTGATGGTCGGACAATCAATGGACAAGATTACATCGCTGCGCCACAAAAAGGGCGAACAGTAACGATTCTCGGTGATACTCGGCGGACACCGCACGCGGTCAGTTTGGCACAGGATGCGGATGCCTTAGTTCATGAGAGCACGTTCGGAAAAGATGAAGGTAAGTTGGCACATAACTATTACCATTCAACGAGTACCCAAGCAGCTCAGGTGGCCCAGCAAGCCGGTGTTAAGCAGTTGTTATTAACACATATTTCGGCCCGGTATACTGGTAAGTTAAGTAAGGAACTGCAAAAACAAGCACAGAAAGTCTTCAGTCACTCAAAAGTCGTTCGCGACTTTGATGTAATTGATATTCCATTACCTGAGAAAGGTTAG
- a CDS encoding DeoR/GlpR family DNA-binding transcription regulator, whose amino-acid sequence MLTEERQQYILNTIRFKGIIKIKDICSETRCSESTARRDLQQLEEQGELLRVHGGAKYMNSLQEEPAMNDKVSRNVNAKDHIAQQAVANIQVDDVIYLDAGTSTLAMIHHLNPSYNLRVVTNGVVHASALADMGIQTYLLGGNLKGTTKAVIGPEAVKSLEEYRFNKVFLGINGVHPKFGLTTPDPDEAVVKKTAILQSEESFILADNTKFDHVSFARVGDLSSATIITDQLTPSVAEQYQPLTTIQEVQS is encoded by the coding sequence GTGCTTACAGAAGAACGTCAACAGTACATTTTAAATACGATCCGTTTCAAGGGCATTATTAAAATCAAGGACATCTGTTCTGAAACTCGTTGTTCCGAGTCCACGGCACGCCGTGATCTCCAACAATTAGAAGAACAGGGCGAGTTACTCCGCGTCCACGGTGGCGCAAAATACATGAACTCGCTTCAAGAAGAACCCGCGATGAATGATAAGGTTTCCCGTAACGTTAATGCTAAGGACCATATCGCGCAGCAAGCGGTTGCAAATATTCAAGTCGATGACGTGATTTATTTGGATGCTGGTACATCAACACTGGCGATGATCCACCATTTAAATCCCAGTTATAACTTGCGGGTTGTAACTAATGGGGTCGTCCATGCTTCCGCCTTAGCGGACATGGGCATCCAGACCTACTTGCTTGGTGGCAATTTGAAAGGCACCACCAAAGCCGTGATTGGTCCCGAAGCCGTTAAGTCGTTAGAGGAATACCGATTCAACAAAGTTTTTCTTGGCATCAACGGTGTCCATCCCAAATTCGGGCTCACAACACCCGACCCTGATGAAGCGGTCGTCAAAAAAACCGCAATTTTACAAAGTGAAGAAAGCTTTATCTTAGCTGACAACACTAAGTTCGATCACGTTTCGTTTGCGCGCGTCGGTGATTTATCCAGTGCGACCATCATCACCGATCAACTCACACCAAGCGTTGCCGAACAATATCAACCATTAACTACGATTCAGGAGGTTCAATCATGA
- the recJ gene encoding single-stranded-DNA-specific exonuclease RecJ has protein sequence MLAAKKKWVPRLTTSIDEADVDKLAEAASVTPLVARLLMMRGINTAKEAVPFLHADQQPLLDPMTMHDMEKAVERIQEAVIAGDQITIYGDYDADGLTSTSIMYETLDQIGANVNYYIPDRFKDGYGPNQAAFDRLIAAGTKLFVTVDNGVAGNAVINQVQEQGIDVVVTDHHELPTELPHAYAIVHPRHPEGSYPFGGLSGAGVAFKVATALLEEVPEELLDLAAIGTVADLVSLTAENRTLVTLGLKVLQQTTRPGLAALIQEAGLVPDKLNETSIGFGIAPRLNALGRLQSAQSGVELLTTLDDERATALAKQVNQLNEKRQGLVKTISASAIEQAQTADNQARQTLVITGHGWHEGVLGIVASHVVETTGKPTLVLNEDDEGRLKGSGRSVEAYNLFAAIDPVREALVAFGGHHMAVGLTVMADQLATLKAAMEEAAVNQQLAANAQVSLPIDGTLPLAEATLATLADIQTLAPFGTDNPAPVFELTPNMIPQARAIGSDQQHLKLQLGDETVNVDAIGFSMGAALPAVQASPADVTLVGELSENTWNGQTKPQIMIKDIAVTGTQVIDARTQHLSAHLFQAPGVYLFFHQRLLKKVQQYLGSQVQAVWVGDTTVELAAVTASHAVFVVDCPDTLADMTQLLTTIALDQVTLYLYRQESVYMTGMPNREQFAKLFQFTATHHDVDIHHQLTLVAKHLHIERNLLIFMIQVFFEVGFVKINDGVMNGVSNPAKADLHHAPSYQLREQQIVAEETLLYSKSAALQVWVKNQAAVKN, from the coding sequence ATGTTAGCGGCAAAGAAGAAGTGGGTACCACGCTTGACGACGTCCATTGATGAAGCCGATGTTGATAAGTTGGCTGAGGCGGCTAGCGTGACCCCCTTAGTTGCCCGTCTGTTAATGATGCGGGGCATTAATACGGCCAAAGAAGCCGTGCCATTCCTGCACGCGGATCAACAACCATTGCTGGACCCAATGACCATGCACGACATGGAAAAAGCTGTTGAGCGCATCCAAGAGGCGGTCATTGCTGGGGATCAAATTACCATTTACGGCGATTATGATGCGGATGGGTTAACGAGTACGTCAATCATGTATGAAACGCTGGACCAAATTGGTGCTAACGTGAATTACTATATTCCGGATCGTTTCAAAGATGGCTATGGTCCTAATCAGGCCGCTTTTGACCGGTTGATTGCGGCTGGAACGAAGCTATTTGTGACGGTGGACAACGGTGTCGCGGGAAATGCAGTTATCAATCAGGTGCAGGAACAGGGCATTGATGTCGTGGTGACCGATCATCATGAGTTACCGACTGAATTGCCGCATGCTTACGCCATTGTTCATCCACGACATCCAGAGGGCAGTTATCCATTTGGTGGTCTTTCTGGTGCCGGCGTGGCGTTTAAAGTGGCGACTGCGCTACTTGAAGAGGTTCCGGAAGAATTATTAGACCTGGCCGCCATTGGGACGGTTGCTGACCTGGTAAGTTTAACAGCTGAAAACCGGACTTTGGTGACACTTGGTTTGAAAGTCTTGCAACAGACGACGCGACCGGGTTTAGCAGCGTTGATTCAAGAAGCTGGGTTAGTTCCTGATAAATTGAATGAGACTAGCATTGGTTTTGGAATTGCGCCGCGATTAAACGCGCTGGGTCGGTTGCAGTCGGCTCAAAGTGGTGTTGAATTATTAACGACTTTGGATGATGAACGGGCCACGGCATTGGCTAAACAGGTCAATCAATTGAATGAAAAACGGCAAGGCCTGGTTAAAACAATTAGTGCTAGTGCCATTGAACAGGCACAAACGGCTGATAATCAGGCCCGTCAAACCTTAGTGATTACCGGCCATGGTTGGCATGAAGGGGTTTTGGGTATTGTCGCAAGCCACGTGGTTGAAACGACTGGTAAGCCAACATTAGTGCTAAATGAAGATGACGAAGGTCGTCTCAAGGGTAGTGGCCGGAGTGTTGAGGCGTATAATTTATTCGCTGCGATTGATCCTGTCCGGGAGGCGTTAGTTGCATTTGGTGGTCATCACATGGCGGTTGGCTTGACCGTGATGGCCGATCAACTGGCGACCCTTAAAGCGGCGATGGAAGAAGCAGCGGTCAATCAGCAACTGGCGGCTAACGCGCAGGTCAGTTTGCCAATTGATGGCACGTTACCATTAGCTGAGGCGACCTTGGCAACGCTAGCGGATATTCAAACGTTAGCACCATTTGGGACGGATAATCCGGCGCCAGTGTTTGAATTAACCCCAAACATGATTCCACAGGCGCGAGCGATTGGTAGTGATCAACAGCATTTAAAATTACAACTTGGCGATGAGACGGTTAATGTTGACGCCATTGGTTTTTCAATGGGAGCAGCGTTACCTGCCGTTCAGGCGAGTCCCGCAGATGTCACGCTAGTTGGTGAGTTGAGTGAAAATACTTGGAATGGGCAGACAAAGCCGCAAATTATGATTAAAGATATTGCGGTGACTGGTACCCAAGTGATTGATGCTCGGACGCAACATTTGTCAGCCCATTTATTTCAAGCACCGGGTGTCTATCTTTTCTTCCATCAGCGATTATTGAAAAAAGTTCAACAATACTTAGGATCACAAGTCCAAGCTGTGTGGGTCGGTGATACGACGGTAGAGCTAGCAGCGGTCACGGCCAGTCATGCCGTCTTTGTTGTGGATTGTCCTGATACGCTTGCTGACATGACGCAACTCTTAACCACAATTGCGCTTGATCAGGTGACCCTCTATTTGTACCGGCAAGAATCGGTTTATATGACTGGGATGCCAAATCGTGAACAGTTTGCGAAGCTATTCCAGTTCACCGCTACCCATCATGATGTCGACATTCATCATCAGTTGACCTTAGTTGCTAAACATCTGCATATTGAACGAAATTTGCTTATTTTTATGATTCAGGTGTTTTTTGAGGTTGGATTTGTTAAAATAAATGATGGTGTCATGAATGGCGTTTCGAATCCAGCGAAAGCGGATTTACATCACGCCCCTAGTTATCAGCTACGCGAGCAACAAATCGTTGCTGAAGAAACGCTTTTATATAGTAAATCTGCAGCGCTCCAAGTATGGGTGAAGAACCAGGCTGCGGTTAAGAATTGA
- the pfkB gene encoding 1-phosphofructokinase — translation MIYTITVNPSIDYVVQLPQMTLGSVNRLAHTAKLPGGKGINVSQILNDLHQPNRALGFIGGFTGTFISDALKAKGLDCHFTPIADDTRINVKIHAEEETELNGAGPDITTNEIDNFYTELADLTPDDVVVMSGSLAPSLPDSFYYDIIQKVEAAGANFVIDTTGEALKKTLPSHPLVVKPNNHELADYYHTTFNGQADIIAAGQRMLAEGAQHVLISMAGDGGLLITKDAVYFSPAPKGQVINSVGAGDSMIGGFVGTFAKTHDAVESFRYGLACGSATAFSEDIATRAKIDEILPLIKIEKLAH, via the coding sequence ATGATTTATACCATTACTGTCAATCCATCAATTGACTACGTGGTGCAACTACCCCAAATGACCCTCGGTAGCGTTAACCGATTAGCACATACGGCGAAACTGCCTGGTGGTAAAGGTATCAACGTTTCACAAATTTTAAACGACCTACACCAACCCAACAGAGCTCTCGGCTTTATCGGTGGGTTTACCGGCACGTTTATTAGTGATGCTTTAAAAGCCAAGGGCCTAGATTGCCACTTCACACCAATTGCCGATGATACCCGGATCAACGTGAAAATTCACGCTGAAGAGGAAACCGAATTAAATGGTGCGGGTCCCGACATCACAACAAATGAAATCGACAACTTCTATACCGAATTAGCCGATCTAACACCAGATGACGTGGTCGTCATGTCTGGTAGTCTGGCACCTAGCTTACCCGATAGCTTCTACTACGATATTATTCAAAAGGTTGAAGCTGCCGGTGCGAACTTTGTCATCGACACGACCGGTGAAGCCTTGAAGAAGACTTTGCCAAGTCACCCACTTGTGGTTAAACCGAATAACCATGAACTGGCTGATTACTATCACACGACGTTTAATGGCCAAGCCGATATTATCGCGGCGGGACAACGGATGCTGGCTGAAGGTGCACAACACGTGCTGATTTCAATGGCTGGCGATGGTGGCCTTCTAATCACCAAAGATGCGGTCTACTTTAGTCCCGCACCTAAGGGCCAAGTAATCAACTCAGTCGGTGCCGGTGATTCAATGATTGGTGGTTTTGTCGGCACATTTGCCAAAACACACGACGCTGTTGAAAGTTTCCGTTACGGTCTCGCCTGCGGATCCGCAACCGCCTTTTCGGAAGACATTGCGACCCGCGCCAAGATCGACGAAATCTTGCCACTCATTAAAATTGAAAAACTCGCTCACTAA